The following are from one region of the Candidatus Obscuribacterales bacterium genome:
- the rplN gene encoding 50S ribosomal protein L14, with protein MIQAQTRLTCADNTGARELMCIRVMGGSNKRYATVGDVIIGVVKDALPNMPVKKSEVVRCVVVRVRNHVRRADGTTIRFDDNAAVIIQKDNNPKGTRVFGPIARELRDKNFTKILSLAPEVM; from the coding sequence ATGATCCAAGCCCAAACACGTTTGACCTGCGCCGATAACACGGGCGCACGTGAGCTCATGTGCATTCGTGTCATGGGTGGCTCCAACAAGCGTTATGCCACTGTTGGCGATGTAATCATTGGCGTCGTTAAAGATGCCCTGCCAAACATGCCGGTCAAAAAATCTGAAGTAGTTCGTTGCGTTGTTGTCCGCGTGCGCAATCACGTAAGACGCGCTGATGGCACAACCATCCGCTTCGATGACAATGCTGCGGTGATTATCCAAAAAGACAACAACCCGAAAGGTACCCGTGTTTTTGGACCAATCGCTCGTGAGTTGCGCGACAAGAACTTCACCAAGATTCTTTCATTGGCTCCGGAGGTCATGTAA
- the rpsQ gene encoding 30S ribosomal protein S17: MPRKELVGEVISNKMDRTVTVAVQNHTSHPKYEKVIAQTNKFKAHDENNSCQIGDVVRIRECRPLSKTKRWLVIDTVGHAESAVEQEEK; encoded by the coding sequence ATGCCACGTAAAGAATTGGTCGGAGAAGTTATATCCAACAAGATGGACCGCACAGTCACAGTCGCTGTGCAGAACCATACTTCTCACCCAAAATACGAGAAAGTCATCGCACAGACAAACAAGTTCAAAGCGCATGATGAGAACAACTCTTGCCAGATTGGCGATGTCGTTCGCATCCGTGAGTGCAGACCTTTGTCCAAGACCAAGCGTTGGCTGGTGATTGATACCGTCGGTCATGCTGAATCGGCCGTCGAGCAGGAGGAGAAATGA
- the rpmC gene encoding 50S ribosomal protein L29 produces the protein MRVREIRELSADEVSARIDEARKEIVELRFQHALRKLENTAKISQVRKRLARLITIGHEKQLAAKAK, from the coding sequence ATGAGAGTACGTGAAATTAGAGAACTAAGCGCAGATGAAGTATCTGCCCGCATCGACGAAGCCCGCAAGGAAATAGTTGAATTGCGCTTCCAGCACGCTCTGCGCAAGCTGGAAAACACAGCCAAGATTTCGCAAGTCCGTAAGCGCTTGGCCAGGCTGATAACCATCGGCCACGAAAAGCAACTGGCAGCCAAGGCAAAGTGA